TtcctttttgtcatattaagaAATGCTCAAATTGAATATGTACGTACGGGAAACAAGGAACATTATCcccatacaaaaaaatataattctaaatacatagatataggaaaatgtggtatgagtgccaatgagaaaattctcattccaagtaacaatttataaaaataaaccactGTAGGTAGACAAAAATCCGGCCTTCAACAcgtagccttggctcacaccgaacagcaagctatacaagttcataaaaaaatggattttattACAAAGGATAATCATAAGATATACTGGAATTGTCCTGGATCTCACTGATATTAATATGTGTATGTGATGATCTGTGatgggtatatatatataaatgaaatccTTCACCGAATACGGGACCACCATATTACTAGTGGTAGACCCCAATGTCCAATAATCTTCAATTTCTACCAAAAATGGGCTgtcaaaaaaaaatgctaacattccaattttcaataacagttaacagcaaatatattatcacaataacagataaccAAAAAAAACCGAATAGtccaataacagctaacaatgaataaaacaataacagctaacagcaaatatattttcagaataacagaTATCAAAGAATTAAATTGCCCCATAACAGCATAAGAGTCAAACCCCTTGCCCCcctcatatatatattgtaaaaaaaaatcctaataataagtttgtgacaaatacttaaattttaacaaattctgTGTATAAACAGGTGTGTAAACAAAAAGCAGGATACATTCACATTTTTGACGTTTGCTGACAGTAAATTGTTTACGAAACGTgggttttaaaaataataatgaactataaataatcatataaaatcaGGTCAAGGTTGATCTACATCATCGATCGATTGAGGAAGTACATTATCGGACAAAAGatattattgtgttattaaCAGATATTTGATCATTGAATAAGATACACCGTTCCTCACAGAAAGAAAAGGTTGGTAAAATATAATCATTTCATTGTTTAAAAGGaattacaaaaacatataatcTAATTGCTCACGAATCGTGAAATTGTCAACAAAGGGAGATAAGAACACCTGATACTTCATTTTCATGTTCATTGATTTTTGACGCATTCTTATAAATGATATGTCAGAATGTTTGATAACAACGTTTACACTTTATcttaaaattcatttgtttCTCTCATATCATTAACCTCATAGGTTTTGAATAAATAACGTTAGCTCGAAATCTCTTAATTTTTCTGTAGATCTTCATGTaagacattttgaatttgttgtAATCAAATTTGCTTCCCCCCTTTTACCATTGTGTTTGTTATTTCACGCTTAGCACTtactttgttaattttttctaAGTACATTCAGTTTGCAATTTTGATTCTCATtaagttgcatatttgtttgtcactaatttgtacatattttttacttatttccCCCGAACTTTtggtaacatttgtttcaatttatctcttattttattcattttggttTGGTATTTCCACCTTATcagtttttaatttagtttatgtTCCCCCTCTTAACTGTAAACTTTTACATGCCATTTGCCCCGTATctatatctttttgttttgtttctaatGTTTCCTTATAACTATTTCGTGATTGCTTTCAAAACTTACAAGAATGTCATctcattataaaatttgataagaAAAAACATTGAGATGTTCAAATCACAACAGCCGtaattcaaaaatgtattttagtttgcaaatattttgaaaataaaaaaaagtatttcaataatTATGTAAGATAGCAACTAGTATAAGTAATTAACGATCATTAACAAGACTTCACAACAACACACGttatcgaaaataaaatgaacctttttgtttaccaaaatattaaacaacaaCGAATGATAGGGCTCTGGAACCCTATTGatgtatttaaatacaaaaaaaaaaaagaaatacaaaaagtacaAACACCAATGCCCCACATTGAAGATATATCCACATTTAGACCGATTCTAAGTAAGCAATAAGTGtcaatatctttatttgtttaccTGTCTTCTGTAATGAGCTTATTTCGTGGAATTGGTATAAGTCTACGCAAACAAGATATATTAATATGGAGAACATTCATGCCAATATACTAACTAAATAATGTTATTAAAGATACGTCTTTGTTATTCTTTGTTATTCTCTGTATACCAAAGGTTCCAATCATATTATTTGAGATGTTTCTATATTTCAGAATGTCAACAACGACTGCAAATATTCAAATGTCAACCCCATTTATACCACAAGTAGTTGGATTTCAACAAGCTCCACCAGTCGGACGCCAGCAACAAGCATTTCCAGTGAGGACATTTAAGGTGTTTGGTGGTGTGCAGATTGGTCTTGGTGTTCTTCTGGGAATTCTCAGTATAATTGGAGTGATTATGGATATAATTGCATGGAACAAATACGCCGACTGTCGCaacaattataattattacGATGGCTATAATGATCAATATTTGATGTGCAGACGATATTATGATGATGATCACGTACTTTTTGCATTTGACATAACTTGTCTAATATGCTCTGGATGGGTAAGTGTGTATTTTCAGTTGTCTTATAAACTTATAAACCTACTAAAGAAAATTGTCTCGGTATTTCACTTGTAGGAAACTGcgaataaaaacatttacaaacagAAATTATGCAGAAATGATAGAGACTGGTGTATTTTTGAACTGTTAATAAATCTATTATAGTCACAGAAAGGAAAGCACAAATTCATTACACGAATCTCTTCCTTAAGAGAGCACATTAACAATTAAATAGGTAGTGCAAAGTGAAGGTATAAGGATTTAAGGTTTAcaataaaaatgcaaatgtCGTTATAGGGTATATGTAGTTACGTAATGGCGGAAAGCAAATGCtaaatttatattaactaaTACTAATGTTAGTTTTTGTAATTGCAGTATATTGTAACTGGTTTTTTGCCTATGTGTATGTCAAAGAAGAGGGAGGCGAGCTGGAAATGTCTGGTATGTTTTAAGTAAAGACCAACGATTCATTAACTTAACAAGTAACTTATATTTACAGATGACAAGTAAAACAAGGAATCAAAATCAgcaatttaattataattaaagaGACTGCCCATGAAACTTctgatattgttattttgttttatatcttttcagtatagagaaaattaaaaaaagagggaaacTAACACTTACATCAATTGTACTGAGATATTAAACATTCAATTGAATGTACTTTGTTTAAAGTATATCTTTAttctttcaatgttttatttttaagaaaactgGATTTATGGTGTGTAGCATAGTTGGAGCGTCAGTTTTTGTTCCTACAATGTTCAGTCTTGGTGTAGTCGGATCAGTTATAGTAAGTAATGTTGTTGCATATCAACTAAACAAGTTAAATAGATAAACAGATTGCCCACTATCTATACGTAATACTTTGCTGCACTGTCGGGCAAAGTTTTCTTTATACGGGTTTTGCTTTAGTCTCGCTTCCAAACGTTCTGTGTATTTGGTCACTGAATAGTCATGCGCTCGCAGCATGCTCAGAAACAGTCACAATAACATTTGTAATTAGTAGTTGTGTATGATTGTCAGATATTGTTCCAGATATATGTATTGTACAAAGGTTTCGTTCACGAACGTCGCGTCTAGCGCACAACATTTCAATCCTAACATCTACAAGGAGTTTATTAACACAAGCACATACGTCATCATTTCTATGTTGAAATGGGTGATCTATGCTATCATTAAActgttcataataataaattaagtgTTAAGACGAAATACAAAAGATCTCATACCAAGGAAAATTGATGCATTTGGCAAAATATTTCGGAATTttgtgtcctcaatgctcttaaactttcgTACTTTATTCAGGCTTTTCACCATTTTTCATTCCAGCGTCACCAatgtgtcttttgtagacaaaaaatTTGTCTGACGTATACCATTTTAATCTAGATATATTTGGGAGtccatttacatttttaaaattatcattttataaaaatgacagcTCTCTATTTTTAATTCGATCTTGAAAAATGATGGGTACTAAAGAATTCACAAAATAGCACTAATCAAATCtatgtctgctctatggtcgggttgttttgtCTTCGACACTTTCCCTATTttccatttcctttctcaattttatgtttatgacAATTATTTGTGGTACATGCCATAGATTTTAAGGTAgtatttctaaaatgtattttgGTTCGCTCGAGACATTCCATGCAGTGATGATTTGTTTAAAtacggtgttgacatgaatatcaataatgtggtcatttttatgaattttctgtttacaaaacttagaatttttcgaaaaactgagGATTTTATTACCCCatgtatagattaccttagccgtatttggcacaactgtttggaATGTTGGatcgtcaatgctcttcaactttgtaattgtttgcttttataaatattttgatttgagcgtcactgatgagtcttgtgtagtcgaaacgcgcgtctgacgtacgaaattataatcctggtacctttcatAACCAATCAAAGAACACTGAGAGATGTACAAAACATTGCAGATATAGATTTAGGCTGAATTTAAGCGAATAATGTTATAattctatagaaaaatatagtACTTAAAACTACTATTTTGTCATTCTCTAGTTTGTTAGTTTGTTTGATGTTGGCAACTtacactgttttttttagagAGGAAATAACCATTCAAAAGCTGTGGTTCTGTCAGCTTTCATGGCTGTGTTGACCTTTGCAGAAGTAGTAGTGGCAATCATTGCCGCTTCATTCTGTTGTTGCTGCTCCGCATTGAGGACTTCAACTCACCAGGTAAGCAAATGCTGCACACGAACATGATACGACTTCCTCCCCCCTGAACACAACTTTGTCAAACAAGGAGGGTCAGAAGATTTGATACTCACGTTGAAGACTTGCAACTTAAACAAAGGTAAACATTAGTGGACTTCAGCTGTTTTTAGCTCTATGGTCgagttattgtctctttgacacataccCATTTCCCAtgctcaattttattttattttagttataaTAACAATGCATAAGTGTG
This is a stretch of genomic DNA from Mytilus trossulus isolate FHL-02 chromosome 6, PNRI_Mtr1.1.1.hap1, whole genome shotgun sequence. It encodes these proteins:
- the LOC134721149 gene encoding uncharacterized protein LOC134721149 yields the protein MSTTTANIQMSTPFIPQVVGFQQAPPVGRQQQAFPVRTFKVFGGVQIGLGVLLGILSIIGVIMDIIAWNKYADCRNNYNYYDGYNDQYLMCRRYYDDDHVLFAFDITCLICSGWYIVTGFLPMCMSKKREASWKCLKTGFMVCSIVGASVFVPTMFSLGVVGSVIRGNNHSKAVVLSAFMAVLTFAEVVVAIIAASFCCCCSALRTSTHQEVVIMQSTQPGMFLNPPQTQIPIANSHQVMIATGQQANAIVQYPAAQHYHVMPTNQPSAQQSPAVCGTQLEVNHGQVFDTNPPAYKE